Proteins encoded within one genomic window of Fragaria vesca subsp. vesca linkage group LG1, FraVesHawaii_1.0, whole genome shotgun sequence:
- the LOC101303565 gene encoding pentatricopeptide repeat-containing protein At4g39952, mitochondrial-like — translation MAGLAVHGLVSRLGLFARNSTVGVIFCLRNVRVRRVWSVFVRCIGLVEMGRNQRYRDVLSWTPVIGAYARAGCLLSGFRKLTTINEGKAFLGLIIRQNYGSTQMVYSELVSMYCKFGLLTLAEKIFNEVQQWEKECCNNMICNYAKLGQIHRGQSVHGYIIKVSMDGNVSVANSLIDMYGKSEEVKPNSATFVTVLSACSHLASLKEGEEGAGKLQEAKDLVLSMPIAPDGGVWGFLLGACKIHNNIEIGARVAKHAIESDPENDGYHVMLSNLYSSIGRWDDAISVRKMMEEKVVGKICMECGLTWVIIFTHGLDKFTRG, via the exons ATGGCAGGGCTAGCTGTTCATGGGTTGGTTTCAAGACTCGGTCTTTTCGCGCGAAACTCCACAGTTGGGGTCATCTTTTGTTTGCGT AATGTGAGAGTGAGAAGGGTTTGGAGTGTCTTTGTGAGATGCATAGGGTTGGTGGAGATGGGGAGAAACCAAAGATATAGAGATGTTCTATCATGGACGCCGGTTATTGGTGCTTATGCTAGAGCTGG TTGCTTGCTTTCAGGGTTTAGAAAATTGACAACTATCAATGAAGGAAAGGCATTTCTGGGACTAATCATAAGGCAAAACTATGGATCAACACAGATGGTTTATAGTGAACTGGTATCCATGTACTGCAAGTTTGGGTTATTGACTCTTGCAGAGAAGATTTTTAATGAAGTGCAGCAATGGGAGAAAGAGTGTTGTAATAATATGATATGCAACTATGCTAAG TTGGGGCAAATCCATCGTGGCCAATCAGTTCATGGCTACATCATTAAGGTTTCAATGGATGGCAATGTCTCAGTAGCTAATTCACTCATAGACATGTATGGAAAGAGTG AAGAGGTGAAACCCAACTCAGCAACATTTGTAACGGTGCTTTCTGCTTGCTCTCATCTTGCATCTCTTAAAGAAGGAGAGGAG GGCGCTGGTAAACTGCAAGAAGCTAAAGATTTGGTTCTGTCAATGCCCATTGCTCCTGATGGTGGTGTGTGGGGATTTCTGTTAGGTGCCTGTAAGATTCACAATAATATTGAAATAGGTGCAAGGGTTGCTAAGCATGCTATAGAATCTGATCCAGAAAATGACGGCTACCATGTAATGCTTTCCAATCTCTATAGTTCCATTGGAAGGTGGGATGATGCTATTAGTGTGAGAAAAATGATGGAGGAGAAAGTTGTGGGAAAGATTTGCATGGAGTGTGGTCTAACTTGGGTAATCATTTTCACCCATGGACTTGATAAGTTTACTAGGGGATAA
- the LOC101291565 gene encoding lipase 3-like has product MPMCFSLIASRDSCFRSSFSSAGLKSTTTDLGEGTIIHSWVPKHPSPSKPTLLLIHGIGANAMWQWHEFITPLTSRFNLYVPDLIFFGDSYSSRSERSETFQAQCIMGLMEAHDVKGKMHVAGISYGGFVAYSMAAQYGERIERLVLCCAGICAEEKDMEKGMFQVKSVEEAVSILLPQRAAQVRQLMKISFYKPATNVPSCFLNDFIEVMCTDHVQERRELIEALHKDRKMSDLPKITHPTLLIWGEHDLVFPMELAHRLKRQIGESAELVTIKNAGHAINVEKPKEMQKYMKSFLLDPLPQPKHEKHSNGHKVD; this is encoded by the exons ATGCCGATGTGCTTCAGCTTGATCGCCTCGCGCGACTCCTGCTTCCGCTCCTCCTTCTCCTCCGCCGGCCTCAAATCCACCACCACCGATCTCGGCGAGGGCACCATCATCCACAGCTGGGTCCCCAAACACCCCTCCCCATCCAAACCTACCCTCCTCCTCATCCACGGCATCGGCGCCAACGCAATGTGGCAGTGGCACGAGTTCATCACCCCTCTCACTTCCCGCTTCAACCTCTACGTCCCCGACCTCATCTTCTTCGGGGACTCCTACTCATCCCGGAGCGAACGCTCCGAGACGTTCCAGGCCCAGTGCATCATGGGACTCATGGAGGCCCATGACGTCAAGGGGAAAATGCACGTGGCCGGGATCAGCTACGGCGGGTTCGTGGCTTACAGCATGGCTGCGCAGTATGGGGAGAGGATTGAGAGGTTGGTGTTGTGCTGCGCCGGAATCTGCGCCGAGGAGAAGGACATGGAGAAGGGGATGTTTCAGGTGAAGAGTGTGGAGGAGGCGGTGAGTATATTGCTGCCGCAGAGGGCGGCGCAGGTGAGGCAGTTGATGAAGATCTCGTTTTACAAGCCGGCGACCAATGTGCCCTCTTGTTTTCTCAACGATTTTATTGAG GTAATGTGCACAGATCACGTTCAAGAGAGGAGGGAACTTATTGAAGCATTACATAAGGACAGAAAGATGTCTGATCTTCCAAAGATAACTCAT CCTACACTACTAATCTGGGGGGAGCATGACCTGGTATTCCCAATGGAATTGGCACATCGATTGAAAAG GCAAATAGGCGAGAGTGCAGAACTAGTGACCATAAAGAATGCAGGACATGCTATAAATGTAGAGAAACCGAAAGAGATGCAGAAGTACATGAAGTCATTCCTCCTTGATCCACTCCCTCAACCTAAACATGAAAAACATAGCAATGGCCACAAGGTGGATTAA
- the LOC101303280 gene encoding uncharacterized protein LOC101303280, which yields MEPQLAALALSLIIFNLLLTTTTQNPSCQATCGSLHLSYPFGSGPGCGSPTFQPYTTCTTTTKQLLLTTHTGSYPITSISYSTNTLTLTPSSMSTCTSMQPSPSNLGLDWASPFQLGPSTFILLSCQPPTSSLTLKDSSIPICDPSYSHLCAAIYTCPSVTGLNLPLFPPTNTCCVYSPGNLDAKGELDLRGLKCKGYTSVVSLGDYPTDPNKWEYGVALKYNHGGGLDGGIVETKCKSCEMSGGVCGYATSDNSFLCVCENGYYNTTSDCSSNNYSGVQELGDIWNSESGSGLPASSAWKTLFGLLALADLIILAA from the exons ATGGAACCACAACTAGCAGCATTAGCTCTTTCACTCATCATCTTCAACCTCCTCCTCACAACCACTACCCAAAACCCTTCCTGCCAAGCCACCTGCGGCTCCCTCCACCTCAGCTACCCTTTCGGCTCCGGCCCTGGTTGCGGCTCCCCAACCTTCCAACCATACACAACCTGCACAACCACCACCAAGCAGCTCCTTCTGACCACCCACACAGGGTCGTACCCCATCACCTCCATCTCCTACTCCACCAACACCCTGACCCTAACACCATCCTCCATGTCCACCTGCACCTCCATGCAACCCTCCCCCTCTAACCTGGGCCTGGACTGGGCCAGCCCGTTCCAGCTCGGCCCATCAACTTTCATCCTCCTCTCCTGCCAACCTCCCACCTCCTCTCTCACCCTCAAAGACTCCTCCATCCCAATCTGCGACCCCTCCTACTCCCACCTCTGCGCCGCCATCTACACATGTCCCTCCGTCACCGGCCTCAACCTCCCTCTCTTCCCTCCCACCAACACTTGCTGTGTCTACTCTCCCGGAAACCTAGACGCCAAGGGCGAGCTAGACCTCCGGGGGCTCAAGTGTAAGGGATACACCTCCGTCGTGTCGCTCGGGGACTACCCGACCGACCCGAACAAGTGGGAGTACGGGGTGGCGCTGAAGTATAACCACGGAGGCGGTTTGGATGGTGGCATTGTGGAGACGAAGTGCAAGAGTTGTGAGATGAGTGGTGGCGTTTGTGGTTATGCTACTTCTGATAACTCGTTTCTTTGTGTTTGTGAAAATGGCTACTACAACACCACTTCGGATTGTTCTTCTAATAATTACAGTGGTGTTCAAGAACTAGGTGACATCTGGAATTCGGAATCTGGCTCTGGTTTACCAGCTTCTTCAGCTT GGAAAACATTGTTTGGGCTCTTGGCGTTGGCTGACCTGATCATTTTAGCAGCTTGA